A portion of the Nitratidesulfovibrio termitidis HI1 genome contains these proteins:
- a CDS encoding DUF438 domain-containing protein, with the protein MHLAPSTSIHDLVAEHPYIIDVLADFAPAFAKLKNPLLRNTLGRVATLQQAADIAGLEVNGLMLHIARGVLDHSSEAVTIIPKGAPGTTAKPGPKPAAETGASPCATTCGTPCDAGQAPASGSPLSDAARMDTLKDLIRELHAGADPAALKARFAAAVGDISGGDIARLEQAMVAEGLPEAEIKRLCSLHVDLFKGALDEAPAVSAPAGHPVRTYMDENAKAMELADEIISQVDRMHRTPGDRTSPIDEMAWSFSSRYVKELLEDLARMEVHYTRKENQLFPLLEENGIEAPPKVMWEVHDDIRGLFKAARTAMENLAATAAALAARDAAEAVKDMAYKEEKVLFPMALDSLTEAQWARVRHGEDEIGYAWVTPGDEWTPQAASHADATASPARGTQLVQLDTGALAPNVLNQMLRSLPVDLSFVDAEDRVAYYSDVPHRIFPRSAAVIGRNVRNCHPPKSVHMVEDILAKFKAGERDTAEFWIELGGRFLHIRYFAVRDTDGTYLGCLEVSQDVTDIRALTGQRRLLEWS; encoded by the coding sequence ATGCATCTCGCCCCGTCCACATCCATACATGATCTTGTCGCCGAGCACCCCTACATCATCGACGTGCTGGCTGACTTTGCCCCCGCCTTCGCCAAGCTGAAAAACCCGCTGCTGCGCAACACGCTGGGCCGGGTGGCCACCTTGCAGCAGGCGGCGGACATTGCCGGGCTGGAGGTCAACGGCCTGATGTTGCACATCGCGCGCGGGGTGCTGGACCATTCCAGCGAGGCGGTGACCATCATCCCCAAGGGCGCGCCCGGCACGACCGCAAAGCCCGGTCCCAAACCCGCTGCCGAAACCGGGGCATCGCCCTGCGCCACCACCTGCGGCACGCCCTGCGATGCCGGACAGGCGCCCGCGTCCGGCTCGCCCCTTTCCGACGCCGCGCGCATGGACACCCTGAAGGACCTCATCCGCGAACTGCACGCCGGGGCGGACCCGGCGGCGCTGAAGGCCCGCTTTGCCGCCGCCGTGGGCGACATTTCCGGCGGGGACATTGCCCGGCTGGAACAGGCCATGGTGGCCGAGGGCCTGCCGGAGGCCGAGATAAAGCGTCTGTGTTCGCTGCACGTGGACCTGTTCAAGGGGGCGCTGGACGAGGCCCCGGCGGTTTCCGCGCCCGCCGGGCACCCGGTGCGCACCTACATGGACGAGAACGCCAAGGCCATGGAACTGGCCGACGAGATCATCTCGCAGGTGGACCGCATGCACCGCACCCCCGGCGACCGCACCTCGCCCATCGACGAGATGGCTTGGTCGTTCAGCAGCCGCTACGTAAAGGAACTGCTGGAAGACCTGGCCCGCATGGAGGTGCACTACACCCGCAAGGAAAACCAGCTGTTCCCCCTGCTGGAAGAAAACGGCATAGAAGCCCCGCCCAAGGTCATGTGGGAAGTGCACGACGACATCCGCGGGCTGTTCAAGGCCGCCCGCACGGCCATGGAAAACCTGGCCGCCACGGCAGCCGCGCTGGCCGCGCGCGATGCGGCGGAAGCCGTGAAGGATATGGCGTACAAGGAAGAAAAGGTGCTCTTTCCCATGGCCCTTGATTCGCTGACGGAAGCCCAATGGGCGCGGGTGCGCCACGGCGAGGACGAAATAGGCTACGCGTGGGTGACGCCCGGCGACGAATGGACCCCCCAGGCGGCCAGTCACGCGGATGCCACCGCCAGCCCGGCCCGCGGCACGCAACTGGTGCAACTGGATACCGGCGCGCTGGCCCCCAACGTGCTCAACCAGATGCTGCGCAGCCTGCCCGTGGACCTCAGCTTTGTGGATGCCGAGGACAGGGTGGCCTACTATTCCGACGTGCCGCACCGCATCTTTCCGCGTAGCGCGGCGGTTATCGGGCGCAACGTGCGCAACTGCCACCCGCCGAAATCCGTGCACATGGTCGAGGACATCCTGGCCAAGTTCAAGGCGGGCGAACGGGACACGGCGGAATTCTGGATCGAGCTTGGCGGACGCTTCCTGCATATCCGCTACTTTGCGGTGCGCGACACCGATGGAACCTACCTTGGTTGCCTGGAAGTGTCGCAGGACGTCACGGACATCCGCGCCCTGACCGGCCAGCGCCGCCTGCTGGAATGGAGCTGA
- a CDS encoding tail fiber protein produces MTIVSTNTVELYTGNGTQTEWPVAFPFLRPEDVRAVVSGTGGDRVLAYGADYVAAALPGGGGSVITMPGAPGAPGMVGAGEHLTLWLDQPFTQEMDLRNTGVLDAEMLERGFDRLTLMAQQLREEVGRCVKVPLTDQSTRPDALLEGITANVGRAELVAQDAQDHAVSATASAARAESAATSADAALTGVQQLHGEVAQALADARDDVLASAAFVPIGAILDFPVNTVPAGFLVCAGQVVTREAYPDLVTYLTGGAVALSATLPDLRGEFRRGADLGRGVDAGRVVGSAQEDMFKAHAHTKTWHSGAGGSNRAPDYLAGISSDLGAMTTTMSTEGGIETRPRNVAVVPCIKAYHAPMSAVPVDLTDALARLDALAAVVSPNVGKFCTVGATSSGQTFAANVNTVVAALGGRVLFGGEAWSDAGDGSLSIVVPEAGTYELEAKLTLLSGTNSSAWAWISVNGNVLSASIAYGPTTYWTSLHTRVVRTLVAGDIVRIVTQSTATTQSGSSGTTTLTLKRMR; encoded by the coding sequence ATGACCATCGTATCGACGAACACCGTCGAACTGTACACCGGCAACGGCACGCAGACGGAGTGGCCGGTGGCCTTCCCGTTCCTGCGGCCCGAGGACGTGCGGGCCGTGGTGAGCGGGACGGGAGGCGACAGGGTGCTGGCCTACGGCGCCGACTACGTGGCCGCCGCGCTGCCGGGCGGCGGGGGCAGCGTGATTACCATGCCGGGTGCACCGGGCGCGCCCGGCATGGTGGGCGCGGGCGAACACCTGACCCTGTGGCTGGACCAGCCCTTCACGCAGGAAATGGACCTGCGCAACACCGGCGTGCTGGACGCGGAAATGCTGGAGCGCGGCTTTGACCGACTGACCCTGATGGCCCAGCAACTGCGCGAGGAAGTGGGCCGCTGCGTCAAGGTGCCGCTGACCGATCAGTCCACGCGGCCCGACGCCCTGCTGGAGGGCATCACCGCCAACGTGGGCCGCGCGGAACTGGTGGCGCAGGATGCACAGGACCACGCGGTTTCCGCCACGGCCAGCGCGGCACGGGCGGAATCCGCCGCCACCAGCGCAGACGCCGCCCTGACCGGCGTGCAGCAACTGCACGGAGAGGTTGCCCAGGCCTTGGCGGATGCGAGGGATGACGTGCTGGCCTCCGCCGCGTTCGTGCCCATCGGGGCTATCCTGGACTTCCCGGTGAATACGGTGCCAGCGGGCTTCCTGGTCTGCGCCGGGCAGGTGGTGACGCGCGAGGCGTATCCGGACCTGGTCACCTACCTGACCGGGGGCGCCGTGGCCCTTTCCGCAACCCTTCCCGACCTGCGCGGCGAGTTCCGGCGCGGGGCCGACCTTGGGCGCGGCGTGGACGCCGGGCGCGTGGTGGGCAGCGCGCAGGAAGACATGTTCAAGGCGCATGCCCATACCAAGACGTGGCATTCTGGCGCTGGGGGGTCCAATCGTGCGCCGGACTATCTTGCTGGTATATCATCCGACCTTGGGGCAATGACCACCACCATGAGCACGGAGGGGGGCATCGAAACGCGTCCCCGCAACGTGGCCGTGGTGCCGTGCATCAAGGCCTACCATGCCCCCATGAGCGCCGTCCCGGTGGACCTGACGGACGCGCTTGCCCGGCTTGATGCCCTGGCTGCGGTTGTCAGCCCCAACGTGGGCAAGTTCTGCACCGTGGGTGCGACCAGCAGCGGGCAGACATTTGCGGCCAACGTGAACACCGTCGTTGCCGCTCTTGGCGGTCGCGTGCTGTTCGGGGGGGAAGCATGGTCCGATGCGGGTGACGGTTCGCTGTCCATCGTCGTTCCCGAGGCAGGGACATATGAGCTTGAAGCCAAACTGACCCTTCTCAGTGGGACGAACAGTTCGGCGTGGGCGTGGATTTCGGTGAACGGCAATGTCCTTTCCGCGTCGATAGCATACGGACCCACGACATACTGGACCTCTTTGCACACTCGTGTGGTGCGCACGCTTGTTGCGGGCGACATCGTGCGCATCGTGACGCAGTCCACAGCCACGACACAGAGTGGTTCCAGCGGAACGACCACCTTGACCCTGAAGCGCATGAGGTAA
- the ettA gene encoding energy-dependent translational throttle protein EttA — MSNEPDKIIYSMIRVTKRHGQREVLKDISLSYFYGAKIGVLGLNGSGKSSLLKILAGVDPNFDGKTVLAPGFTIGYLEQEPLVDETRTVREVVEEGVQEIVDLVKEFEEINARFAEPMEPDEMDALIERQGKVQEQMDAKGAWDLDARLEMAMDALRCPPGDTSVSVISGGERRRVALCRLLLQSPDILLLDEPTNHLDAESVAWLERFLQTFPGTVIAVTHDRYFLDNVAGWILELDRGRGIPWKGNYSSWLEQKEKRLQQEEKSEVERQKTLQRELEWIRMSPKGRHAKGKARINAYEAMLSHESEKRAPDLEIYIPPGPRLGKVVFEATGLAKSLGDRLLMEGVDFLIPAGAIVGIIGPNGAGKTTLFKMLAGVETPDAGELKVGDTVQVAFVDQNRDSLEAGKTVYEVISEGYETVKLGTREVNARAYCSRFNLMGQDQQKKVDVLSGGERNRVHLARMLKSNANVILLDEPTNDLDVNTMRALEDGIENFAGCVLVISHDRWFLDRIATHILAFEGDSSVVFFDGNYSEYEEDRKKRLGKDADTPHRIKFRKLTR, encoded by the coding sequence ATGAGCAACGAACCGGACAAGATCATCTATTCGATGATCCGCGTCACCAAGCGCCACGGCCAGCGCGAGGTGCTGAAGGACATTTCCCTCTCCTACTTCTACGGCGCCAAGATCGGCGTGCTGGGCCTGAACGGCTCGGGCAAGTCGTCGCTGCTGAAGATCCTGGCCGGGGTGGACCCCAACTTCGATGGCAAGACCGTGCTCGCGCCGGGCTTCACCATCGGCTACCTGGAGCAGGAGCCGCTGGTGGACGAAACCCGCACCGTGCGCGAAGTGGTGGAAGAAGGCGTGCAGGAGATCGTGGATCTCGTGAAGGAATTCGAAGAGATTAACGCCAGGTTCGCCGAGCCCATGGAGCCGGACGAGATGGACGCGCTCATCGAGCGCCAGGGCAAGGTGCAGGAACAGATGGACGCCAAGGGCGCCTGGGACCTGGACGCCCGCCTTGAAATGGCCATGGACGCCCTGCGCTGCCCCCCCGGCGACACCTCCGTGTCGGTCATCTCGGGCGGTGAACGCCGCCGTGTGGCCCTGTGCCGCCTGCTGCTGCAAAGCCCCGACATCCTGCTGCTGGACGAACCCACCAACCACCTGGACGCCGAATCCGTGGCCTGGCTGGAACGCTTCCTCCAGACCTTCCCCGGCACGGTCATCGCCGTCACCCACGACCGTTACTTCCTCGACAACGTGGCGGGCTGGATTCTTGAACTGGATCGCGGGCGCGGCATTCCGTGGAAGGGCAACTATTCCTCGTGGCTGGAGCAGAAGGAAAAGCGCCTGCAACAGGAAGAAAAGTCCGAGGTGGAGCGCCAGAAGACCCTCCAGCGCGAACTGGAGTGGATTCGCATGTCGCCCAAGGGCCGCCACGCCAAGGGCAAGGCGCGCATCAACGCCTACGAGGCCATGCTGAGCCACGAAAGCGAAAAGCGCGCCCCGGACCTGGAAATCTACATTCCGCCGGGACCGCGGCTGGGCAAGGTGGTCTTCGAGGCCACCGGGCTCGCCAAGTCGCTGGGCGACCGGCTGCTGATGGAAGGCGTGGACTTCCTCATCCCCGCCGGGGCCATCGTGGGCATCATCGGCCCCAACGGCGCGGGCAAGACCACCCTGTTCAAGATGCTGGCGGGCGTTGAAACGCCCGACGCGGGCGAACTGAAGGTGGGCGATACCGTGCAGGTGGCCTTCGTGGACCAGAACCGCGATTCGCTGGAAGCCGGCAAGACCGTGTACGAGGTGATCAGCGAAGGCTACGAGACGGTCAAGCTGGGCACCCGCGAGGTGAACGCCCGCGCCTACTGCTCGCGCTTCAACCTGATGGGCCAGGACCAGCAGAAGAAGGTGGACGTGCTGTCCGGCGGCGAACGCAACCGGGTGCACCTGGCCCGCATGCTGAAGTCCAACGCCAACGTCATCCTGCTTGACGAACCCACCAACGACCTCGACGTGAACACCATGCGGGCGCTGGAAGACGGCATAGAGAACTTCGCGGGCTGCGTGCTGGTTATCAGCCACGACCGCTGGTTCCTGGACCGCATCGCCACGCACATCCTGGCCTTCGAAGGGGATTCCAGCGTGGTGTTCTTTGACGGCAACTATTCGGAATACGAAGAAGACCGCAAGAAGCGTCTGGGCAAGGACGCCGACACGCCGCACCGGATCAAGTTCCGCAAGCTGACCCGCTAG
- a CDS encoding virion core protein, T7 gp14 family, producing the protein MCGLPQALLAAAVLQGGYTLMDSNRTASAARAQQEYQAVTQRNAALQANYQIEETQRDAERTERALKRQARSQQAGVRSLLAASGMDAGSGSALDVLQDQSLAAEADVLDVRRQSERRQRALEYQAAGADSSASLLMGMANDPWSRVRQGWRSGMIIGNTVQGAGTLLM; encoded by the coding sequence ATGTGCGGATTGCCTCAGGCCTTGTTGGCAGCGGCCGTCCTGCAGGGCGGCTACACCCTGATGGATTCGAACCGGACCGCCAGCGCCGCCAGGGCGCAGCAGGAATACCAGGCGGTCACCCAGCGCAATGCGGCCTTGCAGGCCAACTACCAGATCGAGGAGACCCAGCGCGATGCCGAGCGTACCGAGCGGGCCTTGAAGCGTCAGGCGCGTTCGCAGCAGGCGGGGGTGCGTTCGCTGCTGGCGGCGTCGGGCATGGACGCCGGGTCGGGCAGCGCGCTGGACGTGTTGCAGGACCAGTCGCTGGCCGCAGAGGCCGACGTGCTGGATGTGCGGCGTCAGTCGGAGCGCCGGCAGCGCGCCCTGGAATACCAGGCCGCGGGCGCGGACAGCAGTGCCTCGCTGCTGATGGGCATGGCCAACGACCCGTGGTCGCGGGTGCGCCAGGGCTGGCGCAGCGGCATGATCATCGGCAACACCGTGCAGGGCGCGGGTACCCTTCTGATGTAG
- a CDS encoding methyl-accepting chemotaxis protein, translating into MSHPAPAPVTPPSMSAPAAPRFEAGVALRIIALATFIALLFMIAILGGFLPQVRADALRARQEELHHLVQTAMKLVEGLDAKASRGELPPDEARRRAADTLRQMRYGNGDYFWINDDRTPYPTMVMHPTAPALEGQTLDKPAYNRATHWRAAPGAPATDYPGGNRNLFLAFVDVAHQRGEGLVAYVWPKPKQGGGVTEQTYPKESYIAYYKPWGWIIGTGVYVDDLEAEADGLRNMVLAVTAAILAVGCVLTLLVTRSVRTPLHALVAYARAVAAGDLDAQPRGTFRAELRGLKQSIASMVESLRMRIEEARSRTDEAAEHARRAQAATAEAEAARVRAEQARRDGMQEAAGMLEGIAAAIVDVADTVGRQVSLAGGGADAQKTRVAESSHAMERMDAAVAGMAGGAADAANTADDAQAKAREGAEGVQRVKEAVVRVEKGAASLHASMADLSRKAESIGGIMAVISDIADQTNLLALNAAIEAARAGDAGRGFAVVADEVRKLAEKTMNATREVGEAIRAIQEGTTASARQVDTAVEAVTQANAQADTAGSSLDEIVRLASGVSAQVRAVATSGQEQAAVSADIVRSLGDVTTISEDTAQAMRDAERSLDDLNTEAQRLGDLVARFKEG; encoded by the coding sequence ATGTCCCATCCCGCCCCCGCCCCAGTCACGCCGCCCTCCATGTCCGCACCTGCCGCCCCCCGCTTCGAAGCGGGTGTCGCGTTGCGCATCATCGCCCTGGCCACGTTCATCGCCCTGTTGTTCATGATCGCCATCCTGGGCGGATTCCTGCCACAGGTTCGCGCAGACGCACTCCGGGCCAGGCAGGAAGAACTGCACCACCTGGTGCAGACGGCCATGAAGCTGGTGGAGGGGCTGGACGCAAAGGCCAGCCGGGGCGAACTGCCCCCTGACGAAGCCAGGCGGCGCGCCGCCGATACCCTTCGCCAGATGCGCTACGGCAATGGCGATTACTTCTGGATCAACGACGACCGCACTCCCTACCCCACCATGGTCATGCACCCCACCGCCCCCGCGCTGGAGGGCCAGACGCTGGACAAGCCCGCCTACAACCGGGCCACCCACTGGCGGGCCGCCCCCGGAGCCCCGGCAACAGACTATCCCGGCGGCAACCGCAACCTGTTCCTGGCCTTCGTGGACGTGGCGCACCAGCGCGGCGAAGGGCTGGTGGCCTACGTGTGGCCCAAGCCGAAACAGGGCGGCGGCGTGACCGAGCAGACCTACCCCAAGGAATCGTACATCGCCTACTACAAGCCGTGGGGATGGATCATCGGCACCGGAGTATACGTGGATGATCTGGAGGCGGAAGCGGACGGCCTGCGCAACATGGTGCTGGCGGTTACCGCCGCCATTCTCGCCGTGGGTTGCGTGCTGACGCTGCTGGTCACAAGGTCCGTGCGCACACCGCTGCACGCACTGGTGGCCTATGCCCGCGCCGTTGCGGCGGGAGATCTGGATGCCCAGCCACGCGGCACATTCCGCGCCGAGTTGCGCGGGCTGAAGCAATCCATCGCCAGCATGGTGGAATCGCTACGCATGCGCATCGAAGAGGCCCGTTCGCGCACCGACGAGGCTGCCGAGCATGCCAGGCGCGCGCAAGCCGCCACCGCCGAGGCCGAAGCGGCCCGGGTGCGGGCGGAGCAGGCCCGGCGCGACGGCATGCAGGAGGCAGCAGGCATGCTGGAAGGCATCGCCGCCGCCATCGTCGACGTGGCGGACACCGTGGGGCGCCAGGTCAGCCTTGCGGGCGGCGGAGCGGACGCCCAGAAGACGCGCGTTGCCGAAAGCTCGCACGCCATGGAACGCATGGACGCCGCCGTGGCGGGCATGGCTGGCGGGGCGGCGGACGCCGCCAACACAGCCGACGACGCCCAGGCCAAGGCGCGCGAGGGGGCCGAGGGCGTACAGCGGGTCAAGGAGGCCGTGGTCCGCGTGGAAAAAGGCGCGGCCAGCCTGCACGCGAGCATGGCCGACCTTTCGCGCAAGGCCGAAAGCATTGGCGGCATCATGGCCGTGATCAGCGACATTGCCGACCAGACCAACCTTCTGGCGCTGAACGCGGCCATCGAGGCGGCCCGCGCCGGGGATGCCGGGCGTGGCTTTGCCGTGGTGGCCGACGAGGTGCGCAAACTGGCGGAAAAGACCATGAACGCCACGCGCGAGGTGGGCGAAGCCATTCGGGCCATCCAGGAAGGCACGACGGCCAGCGCGCGCCAGGTGGACACCGCCGTGGAGGCGGTGACCCAGGCCAATGCCCAGGCGGATACCGCCGGAAGCTCATTGGACGAAATCGTGCGGCTGGCTTCCGGCGTGTCCGCCCAGGTGCGCGCCGTGGCCACGTCGGGCCAGGAACAGGCGGCGGTCAGCGCGGACATCGTGCGTTCGCTGGGCGACGTCACCACCATCAGCGAAGACACCGCCCAGGCCATGCGCGACGCGGAACGTTCGCTGGACGACCTGAACACCGAGGCGCAACGCCTTGGCGACCTCGTCGCGCGGTTCAAGGAAGGGTAG
- a CDS encoding methyl-accepting chemotaxis protein has product MTIRQKLIYGLGTLTLLNLIMGVAMVLALGNINDLVDELISKHVELEETVYAMRHDVSQLRRYEKDTLLNIANAERLRGYLPRHEKAATDLAAHTDAAERKLRTMPELTDLLRQVSAIRALTGPYLSSFSTLTREAPAAGLSAEQANIRFDAGREQAHKLEQSIDELTRATIEATREHADETNATGNMLRTGAAVAFAVAVLLGGLLAVGLYRTIQAPLAALTDFGRRIADGDFEYKSSFRFTAEMGQLHETITHMVDAIRERVAYNRAIINRVPDPIIVTGPRRNIRALNSAACTLLGHAEDDLIGKPLGNYQGADVYGTEPPIDRLARTGESEAQLDFTRQLGGETRYFHSRAATVRKPDGTLVGYMEIRQDITAVKRGEAEALERSERIAGVARDADAIATTVAEAASQLSDRVGEAARGADRQLQRSSESATAMDEMAATVREVARNASDTNRTTAEMSEQARQGADIVEKVAAAIEGLGSHSRELRSEMEKLGTQASDIGNVLGVISDIADQTNLLALNAAIEAARAGDAGRGFAVVADEVRKLAEKTMNATREVEAAIGGIQQSARRSAEATDVAVRGVTDSQALANEAGGMLQEIVQAVQQASDQVNSIATAAEQQAATGDELNRIIAEVNEISGSTATRMSEAEAAIAELSAQAAALRRLMDSMK; this is encoded by the coding sequence ATGACCATACGCCAGAAACTTATCTATGGCCTCGGCACACTTACCCTGCTCAATCTGATCATGGGCGTGGCCATGGTGCTGGCTCTCGGCAACATCAATGATCTGGTGGACGAACTGATCTCCAAGCACGTGGAACTGGAAGAGACCGTGTACGCCATGCGTCACGATGTAAGCCAGCTGCGCCGCTACGAAAAGGACACCCTGCTCAACATCGCCAACGCCGAACGGCTGCGCGGCTACCTGCCCCGGCACGAAAAGGCCGCCACCGACCTTGCCGCGCACACCGATGCCGCCGAGCGCAAGCTGCGCACCATGCCGGAGCTGACCGACCTGCTGCGGCAGGTGTCCGCCATTCGCGCGCTGACCGGCCCGTATCTTTCCTCCTTCTCCACCCTGACGCGCGAAGCCCCCGCCGCCGGACTTTCGGCCGAGCAGGCCAACATCCGCTTCGATGCCGGACGCGAACAGGCCCACAAGCTGGAACAATCCATCGACGAACTGACCAGGGCCACCATCGAGGCCACCCGCGAACATGCGGATGAAACCAACGCCACAGGCAACATGCTGCGCACCGGCGCCGCCGTGGCCTTTGCCGTGGCCGTGCTGCTGGGCGGCCTGCTGGCCGTGGGGCTGTACCGCACCATCCAGGCCCCGCTGGCGGCCCTGACCGACTTTGGCAGGCGCATCGCCGACGGCGACTTCGAGTACAAAAGCTCGTTCCGCTTCACGGCGGAAATGGGTCAGCTGCACGAAACCATCACCCACATGGTGGACGCCATCCGCGAACGGGTGGCCTACAACCGGGCCATCATCAACCGCGTGCCCGACCCCATCATCGTCACCGGCCCGCGCCGCAACATCCGCGCCCTGAACAGCGCGGCCTGCACCCTGCTGGGCCACGCCGAGGACGACCTGATCGGCAAGCCGCTGGGCAATTACCAGGGAGCAGACGTGTACGGCACGGAGCCTCCCATCGACCGTCTGGCCCGCACCGGCGAATCCGAAGCGCAACTGGACTTCACCCGGCAACTGGGCGGCGAGACGCGCTACTTCCATTCCCGCGCGGCCACGGTGCGCAAGCCCGATGGCACGCTGGTGGGCTACATGGAAATCCGCCAGGACATCACCGCCGTGAAACGCGGCGAAGCCGAGGCGCTGGAACGCAGCGAACGCATTGCCGGGGTGGCCCGTGACGCCGACGCCATAGCCACCACCGTGGCCGAAGCGGCCAGCCAGCTTTCCGACCGGGTGGGCGAGGCCGCGCGCGGGGCCGACAGGCAGTTGCAGCGCAGTTCCGAATCGGCCACGGCCATGGACGAAATGGCCGCCACGGTGCGCGAGGTGGCCCGCAACGCCTCGGACACCAACCGCACCACGGCGGAAATGTCCGAACAGGCCCGGCAAGGCGCGGACATTGTGGAAAAGGTGGCCGCCGCCATCGAAGGGCTGGGCAGCCATTCGCGCGAACTGCGCAGCGAAATGGAAAAGCTGGGCACCCAGGCCAGCGACATCGGCAACGTGCTGGGGGTCATCAGCGACATTGCCGACCAGACCAACCTGCTGGCGCTGAACGCGGCCATCGAGGCGGCCCGCGCCGGGGACGCCGGGCGCGGCTTTGCCGTGGTGGCCGACGAGGTGCGCAAGCTGGCTGAAAAGACCATGAATGCCACCCGCGAGGTGGAGGCTGCCATCGGGGGCATCCAGCAGTCGGCCCGGCGCAGCGCCGAAGCCACCGACGTTGCCGTGCGCGGCGTGACCGACAGCCAGGCCCTGGCCAACGAGGCGGGCGGCATGTTGCAGGAAATAGTGCAGGCGGTGCAGCAGGCATCCGACCAGGTGAACTCCATCGCCACCGCCGCCGAACAACAGGCCGCCACCGGCGACGAGCTGAATCGCATCATCGCCGAGGTGAACGAAATCTCCGGCTCCACGGCCACGCGCATGTCCGAGGCGGAAGCCGCCATCGCCGAACTTTCGGCACAGGCTGCCGCCCTGCGGCGGCTGATGGATTCCATGAAGTGA
- a CDS encoding magnesium transporter CorA family protein — protein sequence MFTIHKTIDGVLTPVDHMEPDCWVNLSNPSDEELRRASVLLGIPLDYLTDPLDADERARLEHEDGILLLVIRVPMENEADARVPYLTLPIGIVITRSAVVTVCRSPRDIVSELLNGRARTMDTARRLCLAIHLLQRTAITYLNDLKDINRRTAFIEQRLQQSMRNQELIELLNIEKSLVYFTTSLKANDIIMEKLLRTRTLRISEEESDLLEDAITENRQAIGMTNIYSDILSGTMDAFASIISNNMNTVMKFLTGFTIILMIPNIITGIYGMNIDTPLHDSPYAFGIVSGVTVGLCLAAWLVFIKKRWL from the coding sequence GTGTTCACCATTCACAAGACCATCGACGGCGTGCTGACGCCCGTTGACCACATGGAACCCGACTGCTGGGTGAACCTTTCCAACCCGTCAGATGAAGAGCTGCGCCGTGCCTCGGTTCTGCTGGGCATTCCGCTGGACTACCTGACCGACCCCCTGGATGCCGACGAACGCGCCCGGCTGGAACACGAGGACGGCATATTGCTGCTGGTCATCCGCGTACCCATGGAAAACGAGGCCGACGCGCGCGTGCCCTACCTGACGCTGCCCATCGGCATCGTGATCACCCGCTCCGCCGTGGTCACGGTGTGCCGGTCGCCGCGCGACATCGTCAGCGAACTGCTGAACGGGCGCGCCCGCACCATGGATACGGCCCGCCGCCTGTGTCTGGCCATCCACCTGCTGCAACGCACCGCCATCACCTACCTGAACGACCTGAAGGACATCAACCGGCGCACCGCGTTCATCGAACAGCGGCTGCAACAGTCCATGCGCAATCAGGAACTCATAGAGCTGCTGAACATAGAAAAAAGCCTCGTATACTTCACTACGTCGCTCAAGGCCAATGACATCATCATGGAAAAGCTGCTGCGCACCCGCACCCTGCGCATCAGCGAAGAGGAAAGCGACCTGCTGGAAGACGCCATTACCGAGAACCGCCAGGCCATCGGCATGACCAACATCTACAGCGACATCCTTTCCGGCACCATGGACGCGTTTGCCTCCATCATTTCCAACAACATGAATACGGTGATGAAGTTCCTGACCGGGTTCACCATCATCCTGATGATCCCCAACATCATCACCGGCATCTACGGCATGAACATAGACACCCCCTTGCACGATTCACCCTATGCTTTTGGTATCGTCTCCGGGGTGACCGTGGGACTGTGCCTGGCGGCCTGGCTGGTGTTCATCAAGAAACGCTGGCTGTAG